In Sporosarcina luteola, one DNA window encodes the following:
- a CDS encoding ABC transporter ATP-binding protein translates to MHEVIRFDNVSFRYPDEEEWIFEDLSMSINRGERVVITGPSGSGKTTLLYLCNRLYPENCDGIVKGTVTLFDKDSQNYSPGEVNHRIATVFQDPDAQFCMMTVEEELAFTLENLNVAREEMDGRIQDVLDLTGLTKFRHSVIQQLSGGQKQRIATACALIMEPEILLLDEPISHLDPYTAKQFIDWLDKLQQEQSLTILAIEHRLDLWGGFFDREIQLERINDVNPMSKRISSKQEGQSLEVANVCTELFLKDISFSLNRGEVTILAGPNGSGKSTLLKALCNLIPASGTVRPSHLGYVPQSPEFLFVTKTVRDEIAFGGGTAAEELLTRLNLAAVAEAHPFAVSHGQKRRVAIAAMLCDGREIILMDEPTSGQDAASMVELFGLIDERAREGTTFLIVTHDMEFAFHVADSVLLMQDGALTGKFDAALVWRDEELLADHHLLQPKGWVEHEVCFA, encoded by the coding sequence GTGCATGAAGTGATCCGGTTCGATAATGTTAGTTTCCGTTATCCCGATGAGGAGGAATGGATTTTTGAAGATCTTTCAATGTCAATCAATCGTGGGGAGAGAGTCGTCATTACGGGGCCGAGCGGGAGTGGCAAGACGACATTGCTTTATTTATGTAACCGGCTGTATCCGGAAAACTGCGATGGTATCGTAAAAGGCACCGTTACATTATTTGATAAAGATAGCCAGAACTATTCGCCTGGTGAAGTGAATCACCGGATTGCGACCGTTTTCCAAGATCCGGACGCACAGTTCTGCATGATGACGGTCGAAGAGGAGCTTGCCTTCACGCTTGAAAACTTGAATGTGGCGCGGGAGGAAATGGATGGACGGATTCAGGACGTATTGGATTTGACAGGATTGACCAAGTTCCGTCACTCCGTCATCCAACAGCTATCCGGAGGGCAAAAGCAGCGGATTGCGACAGCATGTGCATTGATCATGGAGCCGGAAATCCTACTGCTCGATGAACCGATCTCCCATTTGGATCCGTATACCGCAAAGCAGTTCATCGATTGGCTGGATAAGCTTCAACAGGAACAGTCTCTGACAATCTTGGCGATTGAGCATCGGCTCGATTTATGGGGAGGTTTTTTCGATCGTGAAATTCAGCTGGAGCGAATAAATGACGTGAATCCAATGAGCAAAAGGATCAGCAGCAAACAGGAAGGTCAGTCATTGGAAGTGGCAAACGTCTGCACGGAGTTATTTCTAAAAGACATTTCATTCTCATTGAACCGGGGCGAAGTTACAATTCTGGCCGGACCGAATGGGAGCGGCAAATCGACGTTGCTAAAAGCATTATGCAACTTGATTCCTGCAAGTGGAACTGTGCGCCCTTCACATTTAGGATATGTCCCTCAATCACCGGAATTCTTATTCGTTACGAAAACGGTACGGGATGAGATTGCTTTCGGCGGCGGGACTGCTGCAGAAGAATTGCTGACTCGATTGAACTTGGCGGCGGTTGCAGAGGCCCATCCGTTTGCCGTGAGCCATGGACAGAAGAGACGAGTGGCGATCGCTGCAATGCTGTGCGATGGCAGGGAAATCATTTTGATGGATGAACCGACATCGGGGCAAGACGCCGCATCCATGGTGGAGCTGTTCGGGTTGATTGACGAGCGGGCAAGGGAAGGGACGACCTTTTTGATCGTCACACATGATATGGAGTTTGCGTTTCATGTGGCGGATTCGGTTTTATTAATGCAAGATGGCGCTTTGACTGGAAAGTTTGATGCTGCTCTAGTATGGCGTGATGAAGAGCTGCTGGCGGACCATCATCTGCTTCAGCCAAAGGGGTGGGTGGAACATGAAGTCTGCTTTGCATAA
- a CDS encoding DUF2935 domain-containing protein codes for MEWSGVLGYTDNYERDAYGIIAFWLRNDYDHGRFFDREISHYETELARANLNNIQRLGRIWQKAESKTGDLGTLIDEAQHATREFHSLLAYTMDKSLHCDVIISTPVSLLDHMVRESEESQRVYKLMESGGQVSPADAIIHETVFWLRQMADHLGYIRHYSDVSNYEVNFEVTKMMQKFERLYMQATALRTMIRRPRNETIPILTHFKEMIIQEAKSLEEFKLELDALIKKCAIATTSPPDLLEHIAREAHHLWRNLEDERIT; via the coding sequence ATGGAATGGAGTGGGGTTTTGGGTTATACGGATAACTATGAAAGGGATGCCTACGGGATTATCGCTTTTTGGTTACGGAACGATTATGACCACGGCCGATTTTTCGACAGGGAAATTAGTCATTACGAAACTGAATTGGCTCGTGCCAACCTAAATAACATTCAGCGGTTAGGTAGAATTTGGCAGAAAGCGGAATCGAAAACAGGCGATCTTGGCACCTTGATTGACGAAGCACAACATGCCACACGGGAATTCCATAGCTTGCTCGCGTATACTATGGATAAATCACTACACTGCGATGTTATAATTTCTACGCCAGTATCACTCCTAGACCATATGGTGCGCGAATCCGAAGAATCTCAACGGGTGTATAAGCTGATGGAAAGCGGAGGCCAAGTATCCCCGGCAGATGCTATCATTCATGAAACCGTCTTTTGGCTGCGACAAATGGCGGATCATCTCGGTTATATACGACATTACTCGGACGTATCGAATTACGAAGTGAACTTTGAAGTGACGAAGATGATGCAAAAATTCGAGCGGCTTTACATGCAAGCGACTGCACTCCGAACAATGATACGCAGACCGCGCAATGAAACGATTCCTATTTTGACGCATTTCAAGGAAATGATCATTCAAGAAGCGAAAAGCCTGGAAGAATTCAAATTGGAACTTGACGCACTCATTAAAAAATGTGCAATTGCTACAACTTCTCCACCTGATTTGCTGGAGCATATCGCGCGGGAAGCACATCATCTGTGGAGGAACTTGGAAGACGAAAGAATAACATAA
- a CDS encoding VanZ family protein, with translation MWLISTYVINMLGYMIVAIPIYIIARIIIIKIRKHPVNKSHELLLAVFILYLVGLASQTIIPRWSIGLDGNTGEFFFDVYRFDRLSSVNMIPFRTIMNYFQANEYVSGWSSVSLVNLLGNLFVFSPIGFFIPLLWRRMRSFGKIAFIGLGVTCFIEGTQYFIGRSTDIDDIILNTIGVVIGYFIYLIWKVVASQKIC, from the coding sequence ATGTGGTTAATTAGTACATATGTCATTAATATGCTCGGGTATATGATTGTAGCAATACCAATATACATTATTGCCCGAATCATCATCATTAAAATAAGAAAGCATCCCGTCAATAAATCACATGAACTGCTACTTGCCGTATTCATCCTCTACTTAGTAGGCCTTGCCTCCCAAACGATTATTCCAAGGTGGAGTATCGGGTTGGACGGAAATACGGGCGAGTTCTTTTTTGATGTTTACAGATTTGACCGGTTATCAAGCGTCAATATGATCCCGTTTCGAACAATCATGAATTACTTTCAAGCCAATGAGTATGTGAGTGGTTGGAGCAGCGTTTCGCTCGTGAATCTTCTCGGCAATTTGTTCGTGTTTTCTCCGATCGGATTTTTCATACCGTTGCTATGGAGAAGGATGCGCTCGTTTGGTAAAATTGCCTTTATTGGGTTAGGTGTCACTTGCTTCATCGAAGGCACCCAATATTTTATCGGCCGCAGCACGGATATTGACGATATTATTTTGAATACGATCGGCGTCGTTATAGGATATTTTATCTATCTCATTTGGAAAGTAGTTGCATCGCAAAAAATCTGTTGA
- a CDS encoding ECF transporter S component produces MLKSWKLKEVVLMSLFSVVFGIVYLLFLHVGNIWAGFIGPIAYEWIFGIWFIVSIICMYIIRKPGAAVISETIAAAIEVLLGNAVGPRLILAGIIQGLGAEAAFAATRYRRFDIWVLMLAGVGASVFSFIYGYFLGGFTVFSTGYVLLMLGIRIASGAVIAGIGGKAVVDGLLAKGSLRGYPITRAKKGEARA; encoded by the coding sequence ATGCTTAAGTCGTGGAAGTTGAAAGAGGTTGTCCTCATGTCGCTGTTTTCTGTCGTGTTTGGGATTGTCTATTTGTTGTTTTTGCACGTAGGGAATATTTGGGCCGGGTTCATTGGCCCAATCGCTTATGAATGGATTTTTGGCATTTGGTTCATTGTGTCGATCATTTGTATGTACATTATCCGGAAACCCGGGGCTGCGGTCATTTCGGAAACGATTGCAGCTGCCATCGAGGTGCTATTAGGAAATGCGGTCGGTCCGCGTTTGATTCTCGCAGGTATTATTCAAGGGCTAGGGGCCGAGGCGGCTTTCGCCGCAACGCGCTATCGGCGATTTGATATATGGGTGCTCATGCTGGCGGGTGTCGGCGCCTCGGTATTCAGCTTCATTTATGGTTATTTCCTAGGTGGATTCACGGTGTTCAGCACAGGTTATGTGCTGCTCATGCTCGGTATCCGGATTGCCAGCGGCGCGGTCATAGCGGGCATTGGGGGCAAGGCGGTCGTCGATGGACTGCTCGCTAAGGGATCACTCCGAGGCTATCCGATTACGCGTGCGAAAAAAGGTGAGGCACGTGCATGA
- a CDS encoding Ykof family thiamine-binding protein: MECGLSPIVGFRFSLYPMADDFVSVIKGALELTDTSNVWMHTDDVSTVIRGKQIHVFNVVKAIALHAAKTGKHIALSGTFSAGCPGDTAGDAYLEKSEKIANTDATKQYVSSQFALYPMNNPSYMDIIYREVDRAKEQGVFNESMHYASGIHGDIHDVFAFYEEAFSNARSEEHRHLVMTISMSINSPSHGGL; this comes from the coding sequence ATGGAGTGTGGATTAAGTCCAATCGTCGGATTTCGTTTTTCGTTATATCCGATGGCAGATGATTTTGTAAGTGTAATTAAAGGAGCGCTTGAACTAACAGATACGTCGAATGTTTGGATGCATACAGACGATGTCTCTACCGTCATTCGCGGCAAGCAGATTCATGTCTTTAACGTTGTGAAGGCGATTGCGTTGCATGCCGCGAAAACCGGAAAGCATATTGCATTGTCCGGGACGTTTTCGGCAGGGTGCCCAGGTGATACGGCGGGCGACGCGTATTTGGAAAAGAGCGAGAAGATCGCGAATACAGATGCTACGAAGCAATATGTGTCATCTCAATTTGCGCTGTATCCGATGAATAATCCGTCGTATATGGACATCATTTATCGCGAAGTGGACAGGGCGAAGGAGCAGGGTGTCTTTAATGAATCGATGCATTATGCGAGCGGCATCCATGGGGATATCCATGATGTGTTTGCATTTTATGAAGAGGCTTTCAGCAATGCGCGTTCTGAAGAGCATAGGCATCTGGTCATGACGATTTCGATGAGCATCAACAGTCCGTCGCACGGAGGACTGTAA
- a CDS encoding NUDIX hydrolase has product MAWPTHIVACGGLVEDREGNMLIVKTEHGGWVFPGGQVEVGENLMDGVIREVKEESGIDVEVSHLIGVYTNSAIYKWYDGVTDVPTKVMFDFACKPVGGELCTSDETSDCKWVPKDEVLAYITQPAIRARIKEYFKFDGNVEYKEYVTHPGFDVKLSRKM; this is encoded by the coding sequence ATGGCATGGCCGACGCATATTGTAGCTTGTGGAGGGCTCGTTGAAGACAGGGAAGGCAACATGTTAATCGTGAAAACTGAACACGGCGGATGGGTATTTCCAGGTGGGCAGGTTGAAGTCGGGGAGAATTTGATGGATGGCGTAATCCGGGAAGTGAAAGAGGAGAGCGGCATCGATGTGGAAGTGAGCCACTTGATTGGCGTGTATACAAATTCAGCCATTTATAAATGGTATGACGGAGTGACGGACGTCCCGACAAAAGTAATGTTCGACTTTGCCTGCAAGCCTGTCGGCGGGGAGCTATGCACATCGGACGAGACGTCAGATTGCAAGTGGGTTCCCAAGGATGAAGTGCTTGCGTATATTACGCAGCCTGCAATCCGAGCCCGTATTAAGGAGTATTTTAAGTTTGACGGGAATGTGGAGTATAAAGAATATGTCACACATCCTGGATTTGACGTGAAATTGAGCAGGAAGATGTAG
- a CDS encoding energy-coupling factor transporter transmembrane component T family protein, with protein sequence MKSALHNMNPAAKFIVVTICMLTMAFFFNPWTPLLMWIGVLLIQLLFSRIDWKLWILFMIPFVIMAFGYFWTTLVFAEDKSGPVVLSIWSINITEVQMNHALSLSFRVLAFSGLSLLFALTTNPVTFILSLMQQMKLSPKIAYSILVGYQFLPVLKDEFVQIQQAHRLRGAMQEKNALRRLLHMRKILLPMLAGAVRKAERAAFAMEARGFTGEKRNSFYKVVRVGKVDGYMVSLFMLLLVLSCTSVLYIN encoded by the coding sequence ATGAAGTCTGCTTTGCATAATATGAATCCAGCTGCGAAGTTCATTGTCGTCACGATTTGCATGTTGACGATGGCGTTCTTTTTCAATCCATGGACGCCCTTGCTCATGTGGATCGGCGTGCTGCTCATCCAACTGTTATTCAGCAGGATTGATTGGAAGCTATGGATCCTGTTCATGATTCCCTTTGTGATAATGGCGTTCGGTTATTTTTGGACAACGCTCGTTTTTGCGGAAGACAAGTCAGGACCTGTCGTTCTATCGATTTGGTCGATTAACATCACGGAAGTCCAGATGAATCACGCATTGTCATTAAGTTTTCGTGTCTTGGCATTCTCGGGTTTGTCATTGCTTTTCGCATTGACGACAAATCCCGTAACATTCATTTTAAGTCTTATGCAGCAAATGAAGCTGTCTCCAAAAATTGCGTATAGCATATTGGTTGGGTATCAGTTTTTACCTGTCTTGAAGGATGAGTTTGTTCAGATCCAGCAAGCCCATCGTCTCCGAGGAGCGATGCAAGAGAAAAATGCACTCCGCCGACTGTTGCATATGCGGAAAATCCTTCTACCGATGCTGGCGGGGGCTGTCCGGAAAGCGGAAAGGGCCGCATTTGCAATGGAGGCAAGAGGCTTTACAGGTGAGAAAAGGAACAGCTTTTACAAAGTCGTCCGTGTCGGCAAGGTGGACGGGTATATGGTTAGCCTCTTCATGCTGCTCCTCGTTCTAAGCTGTACAAGTGTTTTGTATATCAATTAG
- a CDS encoding YecA family protein, which yields MIGRNDPCLCGSGKKYKKCCQSKNAVSIETVQQDELERALQTFYDEYPERKDIPEYLKLANEWKQSLGTYMPEEMIEAIAMDEFFFNHRSDIWLGYLDKQKKKLLRPSVLRVVETWQNPRSFIGEVIEVDDTYITVQMIFNDEIIKLRRESEKPVPVGVHLFCFVLPDGTGDENHYLAVSSLLFFPTDHTNAIKEFAKRFSTEEALSVSTFLKENALDFWKCLGDDGYEGGEFTNFEAGVLLSAIEFLEKHNRDPKELLDVVEDFLVEQQPNARKEMAIAAGAIRFGQDNSFFEPISMPLKEIAEWFEVSPSSMNKYSKDLEAYYTAKVTN from the coding sequence ATGATCGGACGTAATGATCCTTGTCTTTGTGGCAGCGGGAAGAAATATAAGAAATGTTGTCAGTCGAAAAATGCAGTTTCCATTGAAACTGTTCAACAAGATGAACTGGAACGTGCATTGCAGACTTTCTACGACGAGTATCCAGAGCGGAAGGATATCCCTGAATATTTGAAGCTGGCGAATGAATGGAAACAGTCGTTAGGCACTTACATGCCCGAAGAAATGATTGAGGCGATTGCGATGGATGAGTTCTTTTTCAACCATCGATCTGATATTTGGTTAGGGTATTTGGACAAACAGAAGAAAAAGCTATTGCGTCCATCTGTATTACGAGTGGTTGAGACATGGCAAAACCCGCGATCGTTCATCGGGGAAGTTATCGAAGTGGATGATACATATATAACGGTACAAATGATTTTCAATGATGAAATAATCAAGCTTCGCCGGGAGAGTGAAAAGCCGGTACCTGTTGGGGTCCACTTGTTCTGCTTCGTGTTGCCTGACGGTACGGGTGATGAAAATCACTATTTGGCTGTATCAAGCTTACTCTTTTTCCCAACGGACCATACGAATGCAATTAAGGAATTCGCAAAAAGGTTTTCAACTGAAGAAGCACTTTCGGTTTCAACTTTCCTGAAAGAAAATGCATTGGATTTCTGGAAATGCCTTGGTGACGATGGGTATGAAGGCGGCGAATTCACCAATTTCGAAGCTGGCGTTCTGTTATCTGCAATTGAATTTTTGGAAAAGCACAATCGGGACCCGAAAGAGCTGCTAGATGTAGTTGAGGACTTTTTAGTGGAGCAGCAGCCCAATGCACGGAAGGAAATGGCGATTGCCGCAGGCGCAATTCGTTTCGGACAAGATAATTCATTTTTTGAACCGATTTCCATGCCATTGAAGGAAATCGCTGAATGGTTTGAGGTTTCTCCTTCATCCATGAATAAATACTCTAAAGACCTCGAGGCTTATTACACAGCCAAAGTTACAAATTGA
- a CDS encoding metallophosphoesterase: MIDVRELKLEKDRRVIITSDIHANLPLFQELLEKVNYTKEDYLFINGDLCEKGPDSLSTVAFARKLSVESDRVFITKGNCDVVHDYVFNHVEGIKNYMEQRKHSILNEMLDLHGKSLDEFATLQELGEFYRSHFGEVLAWLDQLPIAYETDDFIIIHAGIEDIPVWKETSRKYALYAQAFYEKGHQADKTVIAGHWPVVNYRANAVSSNCPLIDLEKRVIAIDGGNQIKEDGQLNAILIEGEDISYTYVDGLNEKTIIRDHVDERGRVGTVTYPNYELRLLKEEEFFTLCENTNLGIEQWIKNEFIYEGRCKNDLSTTFLSVEKGDTVSIVDDRHEGYILVKSSRGDVGWIPKDCLL, encoded by the coding sequence ATGATTGATGTAAGGGAATTGAAATTGGAGAAAGATAGACGTGTGATTATCACGTCGGATATTCATGCAAACTTACCGCTGTTTCAAGAATTGCTTGAGAAAGTGAACTATACGAAGGAAGATTATTTATTCATCAATGGGGATCTTTGCGAAAAAGGTCCGGATAGCCTTTCGACGGTGGCATTTGCGAGAAAGCTGAGCGTAGAATCTGATCGCGTCTTTATTACAAAAGGAAATTGTGATGTCGTCCACGATTATGTATTCAATCATGTGGAAGGCATCAAAAATTATATGGAGCAGCGGAAGCACTCCATTTTGAATGAAATGCTCGACCTCCACGGAAAGTCGCTGGACGAATTTGCGACGCTCCAGGAACTTGGCGAATTTTATAGGAGTCATTTTGGTGAGGTGCTTGCCTGGCTGGACCAACTTCCCATCGCCTATGAAACAGACGATTTCATCATCATTCACGCAGGTATAGAGGATATTCCGGTTTGGAAGGAAACAAGCCGCAAATATGCTTTATATGCCCAGGCATTTTATGAGAAAGGGCATCAGGCGGATAAGACGGTTATCGCAGGGCATTGGCCTGTCGTCAATTATCGGGCAAATGCAGTCAGCTCGAACTGTCCGCTAATCGATTTAGAGAAAAGAGTGATTGCCATAGATGGCGGCAATCAAATAAAAGAGGATGGGCAGTTGAACGCTATACTCATTGAAGGGGAAGACATCAGTTATACATACGTTGATGGATTGAATGAAAAAACAATTATACGGGATCATGTGGATGAAAGGGGGCGTGTCGGAACGGTCACCTATCCAAACTATGAATTGCGCCTCCTAAAGGAAGAGGAGTTCTTCACTTTGTGTGAGAATACAAACCTTGGCATTGAACAATGGATAAAAAATGAGTTCATTTATGAGGGCCGCTGTAAAAACGACTTGAGTACAACGTTTTTGTCCGTTGAAAAAGGAGATACTGTCTCGATTGTAGATGACCGCCACGAAGGATATATATTAGTGAAGTCGAGTAGGGGCGACGTAGGGTGGATTCCGAAGGATTGTTTACTGTAA